ATGTCATTCCTTAATGCCACTGAGCAGACGGGGGCCCTACATGCTCAGGAAACGTGGAAAACTGAAGAATAATCTGTAGTTTCTCTGATTAGCATTTGACAGACTGAAGTTTGCATGTGAGAATTTAAGTACAGGATAATTACAGTGAATTGTTGGCGGTTCAGGTTCGAGTCAGTGTTACAAAACACTCTGCATCTGCAGATTCCATGGTTGCAGACTCTCATTACAGATACAATTGATAAACGGCGTGGAGAAATCAGCATATTAGAAATGCCTGCTGCTTAATTTTATGCACCGACTGTGATCATTGGAGCTTCAGAAAGGAAACAAGTAAAGTAAACAGGCGCTGTAGAACATAGAACACCTAATTGTGATTATCAGAGACACAATCacccatttgtatttttttttttatcacaaaaacttgaggaagaaagagatttaaatttgtatttttctttttatcacaAAAACTTGAGGAAGAAAGAGATTTAAATTGTGATTTAAGGGAATCATTCATCCAACATTATTTCTGCAAACTTTTAAGTGAGGTTTGAGTCAGGAGACATAAATCAGTTCCTTTTGAACTGTGAACTATGATAAGAGTCTCAGAGAAACAAGTTATTCCTCTGGGCCAAAACCAGGAATGTCAAAGTGGGACATACTGATGCAGTGGAAGAAAAATACTAACACTAACCTGTGTACTTAGGATGTACTTTAACTGTAAAGGAAATAAGTATTAAATTCCAAATTAAGTGAGTTAAGCTGTGGACTGTTCACTGCGGACTGATGCACTGGTATGTTTGGTATCTCCTGGTGTTTTGTTGCTCCATATTTGAAAAATAGTTTCCCTCAAATGCAGAATGGTCTATATATGTACGAGATAAAATACTGATTACATTATCTTTctactgcatttacattttacagtgcccgattaaatatatatatatatatatatatattctttccATGATGTTACATTTATAATGGTGCATCAGAATGTAAAAGTTACATTTTGGTATCCAGATCCCCAGATCTATAGCCaaatatgcaaaaacaaaaacgactGAACTGTGAATGCTAAAACTGTCTGTGGCTTCTCAGGAGCACAGCGACGTGTCTCCCGGCTCGGGcatgtttgatttgtgtgtgtgttttgctaaAAGCTGGTCAGCTGTCTCAGTGCTGTGTTTTATATGAGCGACTCTGAAGTTGAGTGCCCTGAGTCGATAAAAATTATAAAAGCTAAAAGCTCTGAGAGCCAGACGGAGGCAGTGTTAGTTTTGATCTTCTCTTAAGGGACACTCACTGACAAGTAGAAGTTTGGCCACGCTCATCTATTTAGGCACAAATTGAATTCAGCACATCAACAAGCATGTCAGCCTTTGCAGCAACTACATGTCGACTCCAGCTCAACCCTTCATGCATCACGCTTTCCTCTTTTCGCTTTTGTCTTCTTAACCTCGTCGGCGCAGGGCTTTGGGCCACAGGAAGACGCGTCGGATTTTGGATATGTGAGCTTTGAATAAATGGGGTAAACATCTAAAGCATAAAAGCCTTATAAACCGACATGTCTGCTCCATAGCTGTGGGCAAAGCCCGACACAAACCGTCCTGAGCAGTTTAGGcaacccccctccctccatcccgcTGCTGGAGCATCATCCAGGGAGGAAGGGTGTGAAAAGGTGATGGCACAGCTCTTaattttctcctttcttctcctctcacaGGGAACGGGTGGTGCAACTGTGGCACCTGTGAGTGCTGGGACGGATGGACAGGGAATGCTTGTGAAATCTGGGTGGGAGACGAGTACTGATGAGGCGAGGACACTTGTTAGAGACGGGAGGCCTGGCTGCCCGGAGCAACCGGAGCGCCTCCGTCAAGCCACGCCACCAGAAGATGAAACCGCATCATTACCAGCATGTAATCTTTTAGAGCATTGGTTATGAGTCGGCTGCCTGTAGGTGTAAAGACACACACTTTGCCATGTAAACATTTGCTTCCAGAACAGCTTCGTGCATCGACTTACAGAAATGACGGCATATTCCACAATAAAGCCAAATGTTGGAAAGAAAGGAATTGAATGTGTGATATTTTGGGAACTTTCAGTATCCGGTGCTAGTTAATGGGGGTCTGTTTGAACCAGTTGTGTCTTCTCTCACAAAGTTTAACTGGGAGACGGAGACCGTTTTACTGTTtgaggtttttatttctttttcataataaaACATTGAATGTGCCGCATGACACaacattttgcatgaaaaaCAACGCGGAGACCTTAATCATACATGACTACAAATTTCTTATAACATGACATAACTCCAATGGGTATACTCGCAATGgtttatatagatatagatatatatatatatttatgtatatatatttgaaaataaatcatttcaatagTGCCTATTGTTCTCCACCAGGAACAAAAACCACACAATCTGTACTGGAGGTACATGACGCACATTTCTCACTCAACTCACACTGGTGATCAGGTTCAATTCGAGGTGGAGGGAACAAAGAGAGGGCATATATAGTTCAGTCGTGGCATGCTGGTCATCCACGTTATTAAAAGAGGTGGCATCAGGATGAGAGCTGCATCGACAAAGAAGCTCAGTCATCACTTTAAAAAAGGACCGACAAGAAGTCACAAAGAAAATTGGATGTAAAGTCTATGTTGGCCTTTTTCATGCTTAAACTATTCAAACCTTCTGTGTTCTGCTTCCCCATCATAAATGACAGGTGCAATAATATATTGCACATTATATTGCATTAAGTGTGTTACTGGCGTTACAGTACaccttgaaataaatattttcttcaaTATGTTGTATATGTGcatacaacaaacacaaactgtataGTGTGGACAAACTCGTTGCATACATGTATGTAAAATCAGCAGTACATACCAACGGTTCTTGAAAGACGTAGTCTACTACATGCAGTTCATCAACGCCATCCTCTCCCCCCATGCAACAGAcgaaacatcggccaataagaGGCTGAGAACGGAAGCGAGAAAGAAACTACGTTCGCTTGAATAAAGCAGAATGATCAGGAGCGAGAGACACCACACACAATCTGCATGTGAGGACACAAACAGATATCCAACATGAGATGCACATTTACACACCAgccatttacaaaaaataacttCATCCTCGGAGGAGCCGCTGAACCGGTGCAGCCTCCAGCCTAGCACGACGAGCTAAAGGGGTTGagggtgatcggctgcaaggcGCCCCCAAACACGATGACAGCACGTTCCAGTCCTAGTGAGGGGTGTCTCGACGATGCCATTTGTGCAATTTCATTAAAAGCTTTCTTCACACAAATGTTGAATTCCTATGCTTTCCTATGCTTTAATGTGCCGTGAAAGGGAATGGTCACGTGTCAGCCCAgtaaactaataataattatcGTCGCCAATTTCTGAATATAGTTGCATTTGAGCGGCAACACAGCGTCAGCAATCTGCTTCATGATCCGAACGAAAACGCAGTGTCGTGAACTGATCAATCAAACACTAACAGTCATGAGAGCAATGCAAAGTGGAAAGTGCCGTGGGCTACCTTCACATGGCTGCGAGCGTGCCATAGCCTAAAACATGCCCAGTCGACGCCTTCCTCTTCAGCGCTCTTCATCTCAGAGAGAGAAACGACGCCCATACCTTGTTCCTTGTAGAAAATGCATGCATGGTGTTAATTCAAGGAACGTGTACTCCCTCAAAAATGACATCAGACGAGGCCTCAGGGCTCTGAGCAGATCTAACGGATACTATCACAGTGAAACCTTCGATGATTGGAATCAGAGACAACCCCGGATTTTTTTATAATCAGTTCTTGGGATGAGAAAAAGACTTTGGTCATTGCAGAATACATCTGAGAGTGATTTCTTAATGGATAGTGCTACGTGTCCTATGCATGGATGTACGGTGGCGGAGGCACCTTCGGCCCAGTGGGGACTGGGAACCTGTTTTTGCATGCCGGGTCCAAACAGGCACAAGGTAGGCCAAGATGATCAGTACTGGATTCTGCATGCCGAGCAAGCTCGTAATaatgtatataataataataatatttttgtttaaagCGATTTTAGAAAGTGAATGTAATACAAGCCATCTGTCATAACCGCTGCataaagagaaaacacaacattaaCCCCGCCCATGCTTTAGTTTGCATCGCCAAAGAGGGATGCAGCCAGCTTTGATTCTGCCTCCAGCTTTTCAGCCATGTTGTTTTCCGGCTTTAAGTAGACGCTGTGCAAGATGGCTGCCAGCGCTTGCAGTTTGAGACCATCTGGGTCCAACGCCACAAGCCGCGTTCCGTAGTCCAAAGGTGTCAGTGAGTGAGGGGCAGAGGCCCACGAGGCCGAGAGAGATTCCCAGAGCCCACGCTCTGAAATAccatgaaagaaaaatagacTTCAGGTTTTCTATTTGCCAGAGAAGACGGACTGAACCGCTGGTGGGACTCAGTGATGTGTGCACACAGTTCCTTACGCTCTCCACCCACACACCAATCTgttgagaagtgtgtgtgtgtgtgatgggagCTCCTTGCATTGATTGCAGGGGTGGTAATTAGCACTTCATCAACTATGATTGCAGGCGCTATCTGCCAGCAGCCAGGGTCTGTTGATCAGCTGTAAAAAGCAACGCTTCTCATTCTCCCCAATCTGTGAGTGTTGCCAGAATATTTGAtagattttatatatatgtttgttttctaCACCCACTTTGCTTGAATGTTTCGTAGAAAATCCCGCAACACCCTTGGCAAAAGGATTTTAGACTTGTCTAGATTACATGACAAAGAGAAACATGTGACTGgacctagagagagagagagagagagagagagagagaagggaacATACTATTAAAAATAGAGGACAACCGTCCACATGTTTACTCTATCTATACAGTCTATCCCAGAACATAGCTGGTGAACTGTGGTATCGAAAATAGATCTGAAGACTCTGCCGCCACAGGGCGGCGCAGAGAGGAACGCGGTTCCTTGAAAAACCGTCAGCAACCGAAGAGCATCCCCGACGGGGCCGGTGAAACGTGTGAAACGTGTGAATCGTGCAAAGTTTCTGGGCCATCGTGAAGGCATCCCAACATTCCGAGGTCCTCTTCCCTCCTGCGCTGGGAAAAGCTGAGCCGCCGCGGAATCCATCCGTCCGTGTGAAAACGGTAGAGAGGACGACGAGGACGAAGCAGAGGGCGGAGAATCGAGAAAAAATGGAGGCTGTGAGGTTCTGACCTGATCCACCGAAGAGAGAGGGCCCAGAGTGTGTTCAGGAGAAAAGCCTTGCCTCCGCCGCACGCCTTCCCAAACtcctcgcgcacacacacacacacgtacacacacacaggccaggCTATGTGGCGGGCTTATCGGGCTTGCTGACGGGTTTGCCCCCGTTCATCACCGCCGGCTCACTTGTGCTTTTACTGGCTGGTGCCGCCGCCTTGGGAACCGTCTCGCCGACATCGTGCAACGACGGCTCTCTGTACATGGCGACTGGAGCAGCAGGGGGATACGGAAGGGAGAGGGAGACAAGGACAAAGCCATGAGCAAGAGCCTCTTTGCTATTTCAACCGTATAAAATGCatgttcacacagagaaacaacacTTAAGCTACCCTGCAGTTTATAAAAGGGGAAAAGGTCTCCGGAATGAACTCCTCTTTATTATTCTGGAAGCTTTCGCTCACTTTGAGAGCTTACTCAGCAGAAAGTGTCTCATTGTCCTCCACTTCACACCCACATAAGCATCAGCTGGAGAACTGTCTTGACAGGACACTTCGACCGGCTTCCACATTTTAAACGACAAGAGGCCATCATGCTGCTGGCTGATGGGAGCGAACGCGGCATCTGCTGGACTCTCAACATGTCATAGTGTCGAGTCCCGCCGTGCTCGCATGCTCCCAGCtgcctcggaagtcgaacagattttcagaATTTGAAAACACGAGTGGAACCAAAGACACGCGAACGAAGACGGAGTCTGCCCGCGTagtttcagtttgagtcgacctgccataggAGGAAGACTGTGCTAATGTTATACTTCGTGCTTTCGTTGCATGCTTTTTTTCGCTTTGTTAAAGTGCAGTAGTCTCTTTAGCTCTTCGTTATGGATCCAAAGAAACGGTTAGGGTtagtaatactactggaaagcagtgagaaacactgttgaactgaagaaggaaataatctgcAAATAggaaaatggcgtccgtgtctgggatgtTGCTGCACAAGTACGGTGTAGAGAAATCAACAATTTcgacttttcttaagaaagctgGGTAGAcgagaaagagaaggaataacACCCAGGatgacagttacccagtcattttatggtgggggactccctttcaaaggaataaccctccccccttcctcctgTCCCTTCCCCCTCGCTCCCTCCATCGCAGCCAAAACaatatgtaaatgatacagaattgggttaaattaacatttattacgcttttgtttttcgtactatttacacttttatgcgttatctgttgtttagatgcACGTAGTcacattaatataactgtagaaatggaaatgtgcatttacctggtgcgtaggaacatgacattatttcttatgggaaatatagtttcggttttcaaacaatATTACGGAACGATTTATGTtcaagaaccgaggttccactgtaattATGCGGtgagctggcgacttgtccggggtgtgctCCCATCTCTGGCCCGTAaccagctggaataggctccagcataatTATTTTGGCTAAGTGGCCGAAGAGGAGACAATTATGATAATGATCGGCTCGTCTTCGGgaatgaatataatataatttatacCTGCATTAAGGACTGATAATATAATGTTCCCACGTTCACCATAAAGTGAATAACAAGGTGCAACAGTGATGAATTATTGAATATATCACCTTTTTGCTACACACAAGTGACTGATACAATTGATCAATTAATGGAATAGTGATTCAAGTCAGTGACTGTCACATACCTGCCTCGCTCCGTCTGGCTGTCGGCGTACATACCTTCTAATGGCTTGGGCAGGAAGTGAGCGGCTGGTTTTGTCTTCTTCACTCGGTTCCCCTTCATGGCTTGACCCTCCTTATTGAGCCCTAAGAACCAAGCTCTGCCCGACTCCTGTTGTCTGTACAACATGGATGAGTAGATCACATAGTAGTTCTCGAACACGGACTCTTTGAACTTGCACTCTGCTGTAAAGAGttcctgcagggacagacacaaacatcacaCCGATCATTCAAACGCACATCCCACAATAATCAGATCGAACGGAGTCCGACGACCTGCTACGATGAAATgaatctcctcctctctccttggcCTTAACCAAGATATGGAAGCATGAGCTTAGTCAAGTTGCTCATACTCCCGATAGGAATTAGATGCAGGTAGTCGTCaacttacgaccacaattggtcCCGAGCGTTTTGTCGCAGGCCGATTTGGTCATAAGTCGGCCCGTGTTAAATTAACGGAAGTATATTACGGTACGCTGCGTTGTGATACGGTAAATATCGGCGTAGAAAGAGACTATTTCCTCTCGGTACTCGGTAGACTTCAAGGGTGAGACGGCAGAAAGTGTCGaattggatcatcaccaaaaggttctgaattgcTGTTGgcatctttacacaccaaccataaaaattaaaagggaatcagagtttatgtgtatttcaaacggatttttgaatccgtaaaatggagtttttatgttaaaatgttatattttttccgaatgtcattctggatctgatccagatgaaattcgggggtgagatagaggtcccctccctacatgactgtgtcaaattccctaaacatcggtcaatgatcaaccgagatattgaggaacacattttgaagctccatttactgcaatgttaccgaaaatttcaaagtgatccagaatccaggatctcttctggatcatccccaaaatgtgATAAtatattcctggtaacatttccaacatttcctgaaaatgtcatcaagatccgtccagaccattctgaattatcttgctaacaggcagGCAAACGCCGGTGATCATAACCCCCGCATCGGCGAAGGTAACATGGACTGATTTAAGCATCATAGCAACTCATCCAGTAGCACGCAGGGCATTTCACTGAAACACAGAAGTAACAACCtcatggtggcgctagaggagAATTCATGGGATCGCTGGAGACGGTCACATTTATCTCTGTTCTAAAATCTAGCAGGATGATTCCCATGTTTCCAAACATTTTATGAAGCCGGGGTTCTCGCTTCACAAATGTTCTGTGTTGTTTCAGCACTGATGTCATTTATGGGATAATTACTCTGTTTTGAACGCCATGCAGTGATTATGGTGCAATTATGGAGCTCTATTCTCCAGACAGTCCTCAGATGAAAGCacagcagagcagcaaagaGCAGAGACACTTCAGATGACCCTAATGAGCCCGCGAAACACGTGGCTGTAATTTAAGTGTCCTTTCCATCCTTGATTGAGGAGTCGGGAGCATTTCTAAGtggaacaaaaagacaaaagcatgctgcatcacaacagcagcagcttggatgtaaaaaaaaaacccaacaacaacaacccttcACTCTGTTATAAATGCAAAAAGCAGTCCAGAAGGAGGTCATCGTGGGTTCATGTGAGTTCTCACATCCTAATGTTGGCACGCGTCCCCAGCTATTACATTACACAAGAGAATTTAATCCTGACTATTCTCACGGTAAAAGCAGGGATTAGCATCAAAACTATTCATTCTGCATCCATCACAGCAGCTGAGCGGGACAGGCACGCGCTGCAGGATGAAGCAACAGAAATAGAGCCTTACACCTCAAACCATCGAGGGTGAGGCTGTCTGGTAAACCCCAAACAGATAAACAAGCCCTCTGGAAGAGATGCCGGCCAGCCCCATCTTTACTCATTTTGTCGTACACGTTTAGATTTATTAAGGTGGCAAAGACAAAGGCACTGGTGGTGGAGCTCAGGAGGACAAAGTCTCCGATGACCCCTGTTTGCATCCAAACAGGGgtccctctgggattattaaagtactCTCAATCTGATCGCCGGGCATATAACAAGAATAATAGAGCAACATCAGATTAGTTCCCTGAAAGAGCGCATGCTGCTTTATTCTGTAGGTAACCAAACCTCTTTGCTTCACTTTATTAATTCTACATTTCCCCTCATCAGGTAAGCCACATCGTAGGTTGCTGTAATTAAACACAACATTTCAATGCCTGTCAAGGTTCAGCCTATCACTGATTACTGGCACAGCACATGTAAAAACAGCCTCGAGTCAAAGCAATGATACAAGCTGGCGTCAAGGCCGTAATTGTGGCTAATCAAACGCCTTCACAAAGCCGCACAGAAAGCCGTCTTTGTTTGGAGGCAGAGCCAGTTGAGGCGGTTTATTTGCAGAACAATGCTCGGTGATGGGAGGAAAAAATGGAACAGTCACAATGAATATAATTTCAAGATCAGAGTGGTGAAGGCAGCGACTTCAGACGCATCGCTGAATGAACCGCAGTCAACAATGCGTCAAATGCATCAGACAAATGCTTCCGTAATGTTCTGCCGCAGTCACAGTTGAGTGATTCTGAGAACAATACCTCGCTAATGGTGGAGATTGTTGATAATCTGAAACCTACAATGATTTCACAAATAAGCTTTTTGTCTTTTGACAGTTTATGGAAACCAAACATTGTGCCCATATAACATCGATGTCACGAGAAGCGCGGCGGCTGAAGCAGGCGGTGGCCTGCAAGCAAAGTGTTGTACACAGACAGGTTGCTGTATTTAGCAAATCATTTGCTTTAAATAATAGAATATGTGAGAACTGCTTACTTGTCAAAGGTCTCCCAAGACACCTAGGGTGCAGCAAATTACATGAGTAACTAAATTTGCAATTATCTGCCAActatatgaaactagaaaagcagtcagggagtgcagacctccgcccagcagctcattcccctcataattagatttacaccgtccacatggtgatctggatcatcatcaaaaggttctacattgttcttggtatctttatacaccaaccatgtaaagtaaaagtgaatcagagttgattattttgatgtattttgaacagatttttgaattgagttttcaatgttgaaacgttatatttttttcctgacctcattctggatctgatccagacggtggtgagatagagacccccaccctacatgactgtgtcaaagtgCATAAACATTGGTGGGCagtcaaccaagatattgaggaacacattttgaagctcaattgactgtaatgttaccaaagatctcaaagtgatccagaatccttctggatcatcatcatcgttcccaacatttccagaaaatgtcatcaagattcttccataacgttttgagttatcttgctaaaagacggacagacaaaaagCAGCAATTACATAACCCTCAGCATTAAAGTGTAAATCAATGCCCACATACCCCCGTACGTCTTTTACGTTGGCATCTATATCCATTGATCCACCAGGTGGTAGTAGAAAGTCTAACAATTCAACCGCAAACATTTTGCCATTGCCAGTAATATTCTCTTTCATCCATCTAATCTCATCTGCAAATCTAATTTCTGCTGTAACTATTAGCTGATTTTAACTACCGTTAGTTCGTTATCTATGGAGCTAGTGGGGAGTGCAATCAAGGTTCATGGTACACACAAAACCCATTTAACCAATGTCACTGCAAAAAAAGGGAAGATGAACTACAAGGGACAAAGAAGGACAAATGATTTACTCTGAACGACATGATCTTTCCAAGTCTTAAATAAATTTAAGATTGAAATTCGTGGGAACACTCTGGCGTCTAGTCTGATTTATAACACCcacctccatcatcagctgctGCTATTATTTTAATGACTTAATCCTCCTTCAggttcgtcccccccccctcatgttgAAGACCAAATACAGCATTACATGTCTGACAAAACTACCACTGATATGTGGAATATGATCTGTGTGTTGGGACAATGTACAGTGACAGGATAATGT
This region of Brachionichthys hirsutus isolate HB-005 chromosome 12, CSIRO-AGI_Bhir_v1, whole genome shotgun sequence genomic DNA includes:
- the fgf14 gene encoding fibroblast growth factor 14 isoform X2, with protein sequence MEASSFAKIVERRVRKALKAEEEHDPQLKGIVTRLYCRQGYYLQMNTDGSLDGTKDDSSNSSLFNLIPVGLRVVAIQSVKTGLYIAMNGEGHLYTSELFTAECKFKESVFENYYVIYSSMLYRQQESGRAWFLGLNKEGQAMKGNRVKKTKPAAHFLPKPLEVAMYREPSLHDVGETVPKAAAPASKSTSEPAVMNGGKPVSKPDKPAT
- the fgf14 gene encoding fibroblast growth factor 14 isoform X3, with protein sequence MNTDGSLDGTKDDSSNSSLFNLIPVGLRVVAIQSVKTGLYIAMNGEGHLYTSELFTAECKFKESVFENYYVIYSSMLYRQQESGRAWFLGLNKEGQAMKGNRVKKTKPAAHFLPKPLEVAMYREPSLHDVGETVPKAAAPASKSTSEPAVMNGGKPVSKPDKPAT